In Raphanus sativus cultivar WK10039 chromosome 5, ASM80110v3, whole genome shotgun sequence, the following proteins share a genomic window:
- the LOC130512815 gene encoding F-box/LRR-repeat protein At4g14096-like, translating into MSRFFPQEDLQQVQSTNINNRTMVDIISTLPSEMRQLLLSFLPTRHAALTSSLSKAWRDEFCLTTNLKLELYDDTADINQFVSFVNRILDVRGGVPNRPSLQKFLLTLNRAIFADEAQAGTLLFQSANRWISFALDSRVTTLTLGFYEFPDDGYVGLPHRIFTANFLVNLRISTSDHVCLFDSHVPVLLPSLKSLRLDMVGLGAEGQGFHNLLRGCPVIEELEMKDLAWFTWPSSSVSSKTLKTLSICWDIYGAEDERPRRPASVFFATPNLEYLDYNDDIAGGYGALDFTSLVEAEVRLHLRVEQDEDEDELENAVEDADASGFMSAICNVKKLFLHADTLQVLAFACPAIPPFPNLTELTIESHQDQLSDWDALPVLLNNCPQLHTLVFMGLTHQAKNTCGNVCRCEGGEVPQHSCLEASPARVLKIHDFGQATAEMDRFLVMVRHFLVTMPHLERFTVYCDGSTETRANLSRRIRGIRMRASPMCRIEVIGR; encoded by the exons atgTCTCGTTTTTTCCCTCAG GAAGATCTCCAGCAGGTTCAGAGCACCAACATCAACAACC GAACCATGGTTGATATCATCAGTACTTTGCCTTCTGAGATGCGGCAACTCCTCCTGTCTTTCCTTCCTACTCGTCACGCTGCTCTGACTTCTTCCTTGTCCAAAGCTTGGCGTGATGAGTTCTGCCTGACGACAAATCTCAAGCTCGAGCTTTACGATGATACAGCTGACATTAATCAGTTCGTCAGTTTCGTCAACAGGATCTTGGATGTTCGTGGAGGAGTACCAAATCGTCCTTCTCTGCAGAAGTTTCTTCTCACCCTTAATAGGGCTATTTTTGCAGACGAAGCACAAGCAGGCACCCTTCTGTTCCAATCTGCCAATAGGTGGATCAGCTTCGCCTTGGACAGCCGTGTCACCACTCTCACTCTCGGCTTCTACGAGTTTCCGGATGATGGGTATGTCGGACTCCCTCATAGAATCTTCACTGCAAACTTTCTGGTGAACTTGAGGATCAGCACTTCCGACCATGTTTGTCTCTTTGATTCCCACGTGCCTGTTCTTCTTCCAAGCCTCAAGAGTCTCAGGCTAGACATGGTGGGTCTCGGAGCGGAAGGCCAAGGCTTCCACAACCTCTTGCGTGGCTGTCCGGTTATTGAAGAACTAGAGATGAAGGACTTGGCCTGGTTTACCTGGCCTTCCTCCTCTGTCTCTAGTAAAACTCTCAAGACACTTAGCATCTGTTGGGACATCTATGGAGCCGAAGACGAGCGACCGCGCCGTCCAGCAAGTGTGTTTTTTGCAACACCAAACCTGGAGTATCTGGACTACAACGATGACATAGCTGGTGGCTACGGAGCTCTGGATTTTACTTCGCTTGTCGAAGCAGAAGTCCGTCTTCACTTGAGAGTTGAGCAAGATGAAGACGAAGATGAACTGGAAAACGCAGTAGAAGATGCGGATGCTTCAGGCTTCATGTCCGCAATATGCAACGTCAAGAAGCTCTTCTTGCACGCAGACACACTTCag gTCCTCGCTTTCGCCTGCCCCGCGATTCCGCCATTCCCCAACCTAACCGAGCTGACCATTGAAAGCCACCAGGATCAGCTATCAGATTGGGATGCACTGCCAGTTCTGCTCAACAACTGCCCGCAGCTTCACACCCTTGTTTTCATG GGACTCACTCATCAAGCTAAAAACACATGTGGAAACGTGTGTAGGTGCGAGGGTGGCGAGGTTCCACAACATTCTTGCTTAGAAGCTTCTCCGGCGAGGGTTTTGAAGATTCACGACTTCGGCCAAGCTACTGCAGAGATGGACCGCTTTCTCGTCATGGTGAGACACTTCTTGGTGACCATGCCTCACCTTGAGAGGTTTACTGTTTACTGTGATGGAAGTACTGAGACTCGCGCGAACCTATCAAGAAGAATCCGAGGGATTCGAATGAGGGCTTCACCCATGTGCAGGATCGAAGTGATAGGTAGATAA
- the LOC130512496 gene encoding putative F-box protein At2g02030 yields MEGKRRRGVNIPRDIVEEILVKVPVKSLVRFKVVSKEWRRSIESTCFIEKHIRYQKSLGGATILSTGRRRLNSLVLEKLLITPCSGSIQTCPYLPIKPFRPTYDFKVSEPCDGLFCIYTKTNDLKFNLVNPATNSRRILPDPTSTLDEVYGQSMYSLLGIGRENGVIPKYKLLWFFQCDDKLVNESTRCKVLSLDSNSWRYVDPPNCRIYCDQPIIHLDGVLYCFSFNSEEMGYRQPCICNLLAFDLHTETFHKYSTQDLESRDCQELSMCILNHRPCIFKKRLGNNDLLFKIWGLDINKSSWEVMYSIEFSCFPPEFYDRFIIPVETINDHVILSNSLHDIWNIFTAHSRVQTRISISIQDHGHIMAQYTQKELITLTKGRWSS; encoded by the exons ATGGaggggaagagaagaagaggcgTAAACATTCCACGTGATATAGTAGAAGAAATTCTGGTGAAGGTACCTGTGAAGTCTCTGGTGAGATTCAAAGTAGTGTCGAAAGAATGGAGAAGAAGCATAGAATCAACGTGTTTCATAGAGAAACACATAAGGTATCAGAAATCTCTAGGAGGAGCGACGATTCTTTCaacaggaagaagaagactaaaTAGTCTCGTTCTAGAAAAGCTGTTGATCACGCCTTGCAGTGGAAGCATACAGACTTGTCCATATCTACCCATCAAACCTTTTCGACCTACTTATGATTTCAAAGTCTCAGAGCCTTGCGACGGTTTGTTTTGTATCTATACCAAAACCAATGATCTTAAGTTTAACCTTGTCAATCCTGCTACTAATAGCCGCCGCATACTCCCTGATCCCACCTCTACCCTCGATGAAG TTTATGGGCAATCGATGTATTCGTTGCTAGGGATCGGAAGAGAGAATGGTGTGATTCCAAAGTATAAGCTTTTATGGTTTTTCCAGTGTGATGACAAATTGGTGAATGAATCTACTAGGTGCAAGGTTTTGTCTCTTGACTCTAATAGTTGGAGATACGTAGATCCACCCAACTGTCGAATTTACTGTGACCAACCTATAATTCACTTGGATGGAGTGCTCTATTGCTTCAGCTTCAACAGCGAAGAGATGGGTTACCGCCAACCGTGCATCTGTAATCTACTAGCTTTTGATCTTCACACAGAGACGTTTCATAAATATTCTACTCAGGATTTGGAGTCTAGAGACTGCCAAGAATTAAGCATGTGTATTCTTAATCATCGTCCATGCATCTTCAAGAAACGTCTTGGTAATAACGACCTTCTCTTCAAAATTTGGGGTCTAGACATAAACAAGAGTTCATGGGAAGTGATGTATTCCATAGAATTTTCGTGTTTTCCGCCAGAATTCTACGATAGGTTCATCATTCCGGTGGAAACAATCAACGATCATGTTATCCTCTCAAACTCTCTTCATGACATATGG AATATATTTACTGCTCATTCTCGAGTTCAGACAAGAATCAGCATCAGCATACAAGATCATGGTCATATTATGGCACAATACACACAAAAAGAGCTGATAACCCTAACTAAAGGTAGGTGGTCCAGCTAG